Proteins encoded within one genomic window of Platichthys flesus chromosome 13, fPlaFle2.1, whole genome shotgun sequence:
- the pgap1 gene encoding GPI inositol-deacylase, translating to MKVASVVCYGVALGLLAVGLRELLTGFEENRCSMTYMFEYPEYRRVTLPRRVARLYPAYGLYLYGEGLYAQETQGLKLTGAPVLFLPGNAGSYKQARSLGSVALRKAENLEGGLHFNVFTVDFNEELVALYGGSLLQQTHFLHESIKAILRLYKNLKTPPQSVVLVGHSMGGVVARALFTLPRFNTNLVSLIITQASPHLAPVLSLDPYLLGFYSAVRQKWLNQANKLRNITVLSVGGGYRDYQVRSGLTSLPCPSGDPNKISLVATAVPRTWVSTDHLSIVWCKELVLATVRAFFDLIDPETRQFTDNQEKKIAVLNHHFIRHPVRMLGEDHDVSISTLDFPEEWSEVNTLRLAYSTPKEGQEKYFMFALSSRRKAYSHFYCRSSNLEMTSWVYGCVHKNGSCLHPVDLSVGTELLPPYKVLILSLSDLSSVTHLVVSASNLNGKQFTVECEWQRQESLNLSVPVPHVLSIGLTFSDVTVNSSGLLHTIKLHHFNQVYQAFRINVASQCKVHKDRLSNVYRIMVPWFREDSITTVSVPSVTEISGMLHTSSPDDTSDVLLQLHTAPNCQYKVSIRTSLPRVIGQILRFCGPMVPVYTAVTLLLACGGQLSSILKSRRAADMSQVVGKGLQPHKVNLPVYVLHVLLSCSRFQEFWSILCLPPMDVLPASSPDVMFHNGVVLAEEWPHLLSPLLYIFGAAVAYWGSTLLHLIMRLISLILAPVHRPSVSRDCGTLRLRTQILIALCLTVIGGISCGAFSVFAAFLLHLYRVLRLQMTERSLSHMLNLAPRKQEETENGTVNVECLSRSKECNGTPLLSECALEEVRDDLQLHLCLSALFTLPVMLSTPSLIHWIRNLRYTTQLDPDPCWPHIVPLVTVYMLLINCNTLKLYNSKLLPLASCLPLPLAITMVTFSPLHLYRVTYFVLLTLIPLACCCLL from the exons CGTGTGACCCTTCCTCGACGTGTGGCCCGACTGTACCCAGCGTATGGGCTCTACCTTTATGGAGAGGGTCTATACGCCCAGGAGACCCAAGGGCTTAAACTCACGGGCGCCCCTGTGCTCTTCCTGCCTGGAAATGCTGGCAGTTACAAACAAG CTCGCTCCCTGGGTTCGGTGGCCCTCAGGAAGGCTGAAAACTTGGAGGGAGGTCTCCACTTCAATGTTTTCACCGTGGACTTCAATGAAGAGCTGGTTGCGCTTTACGGTGGCAGTTTGCTCCAGCAGACACACTTCCTGCATGAGAGCATTAAAGCCATCTTAAGGCTGTACAAG AATCTGAAGACTCCTCCCCAGAGTGTGGTGCTTGTGGGCCACTCCATGGGAGGGGTAGTGGCCCGGGCGTTGTTCACTTTGCCCCGCTTCAACACTAATCTGGTCAGCCTGATCATTACTCAGGCCTCTCCGCACCTGGCCCCAGTATTGTCCCTGGACCCATATTTGCTGG GTTTCTACTCTGCAGTGAGACAGAAGTGGCTGAACCAGGCAAACAAACTCAGGAACATCACAGTCCTGTCCGTTGGGGGCGGTTACCGTGACTACCAGGTCCGGTCTGGTCTAACGTCACTGCCATGTCCTTCAGGAGACCCCAATAAGATATCACTGGTG GCAACTGCAGTTCCCAGGACATGGGTGTCAACCGACCACCTCTCCATTGTTTG GTGTAAAGAACTTGTTCTGGCCACTGTCAGGGCATTCTTCGACCTCATTGATCCCGAAACCAGACAG TTCACAGATAACCAGGAGAAGAAAATAGCTGTACTTAACCATCACTTCATCAGACATCCTGTCAGGATGTTGGGAGAAGATCACGATGTTTCCATCTCAACCTTAG ATTTTCCTGAAGAATGGAGTGAAGTGAACACACTGCGTTTGGCTTACAGCACACCGAAG GAAGGACAGGAGAAATATTTTATGTTTGCTCTGTCGAGTCGCAGGAAAGCCTACAGCCATTTCTACTGCCGGAGCAGCAACCTG GAGATGACTAGCTGGGTGTACGGCTGTGTGCACAAGAATGGTTCATG TCTACATCCTGTTGATCTATCTGTGGGAACTGAGCTGCTGCCACCATACAAG GTCCTGATTTTGAGTCTCAGTGATTTGTCTTCAGTTACTCATCTAGTTGTTTCGGCCTCAAACCTCAATGGCAAACAG tttacgGTGGAGTGTGAATGGCAAAGACAAGAATCTCTGAATCTGTCTGTCCCAGTACCACATGTACTGTCCATCG GTTTGACTTTCAGCGACGTTACGGTCAACTCTTCTGGACTTCTACACACCATCAAGCTTCATCACTTTAACCAG GTATATCAGGCATTCAGAATAAATGTTGCAAGCCAATGCAAAGTACATAAAG ATAGATTGTCCAATGTGTACAGAATAATGGTACCATGGTTTCGAGAGGATTCTATAACCACAGTCAG TGTGCCCTCAGTTACCGAGATCTCAGGGATGCTCCACACAAGCAGCCCAGACGACACGTCAGATGTCCTCCTTCAGCTTCACACTGCCCCCAATTGCCAGTACAAG GTGTCAATAAGGACTTCCTTACCCAGGGTGATTGGACAG ATATTGAGGTTCTGTGGTCCTATGGTACCAGTGTACACAGCTGTAACTCTCCTGCTGGCCTGTGGGGGGCAGCTGTCATCCATCCTGAAGTCAAGGCGAGCTGCAGACATGAGCCAGGTGGTGGGCAAAGGCCTGCAGCCTCACAAAGTCAACCTGCCCGTTTATGTCCTGCACGTCTTACTCAG CTGTAGCCGCTTTCAAGAGTTCTGGTCCAttctctgcctcccccccaTGGATGTTCTGCCTGCATCCTCTCCTGATGTAATGTTTCATAATGGCGTGGTACTAGCTGAAGAATGGCCCCACCTCCTGTCCCCTCTGCTGTACATTTTTGGGGCAGCTGTGGCATACTGGGGGAGCACACTGCTCCATCTCATTATGCGACTGATCTCATTAATATTAGCTCCAGTACACAG ACCGTCTGTCTCTAGAGACTGTGGCACCCTGCGGCTTCGGACCCAGATACTCATCGCCCTCTGTCTGACAGTTATCGGCGGGATTTCCTGTGGAGCATTTTCAGTCTTTGCTGCTTTTTTGCTGCACCTTTATAGG GTGCTAAGGCTACAAATGACTGAGAGGTCTTTGAGTCACATGCTGAATCTG GCGCCCCGGAAGCAGGAAGAAACTGAGAATGGCACTGTCAACGTTGAGTGCTTGAGCAGGTCTAAAGAGTGTAACGGCACCCCCCTGCTGTCTGAATGTGCactggaggaggtgagagatgaTCTACAGCTCCACCTCTGCCTATCGGCACTCTTCACACTACCTGTCATGCTCAGTACACCATCACTTATCCACTGGATCCGCAACCTGAG ATATACCACCCAGTTGGATCCTGACCCTTGTTGGCCACACATTGTGCCTCTAGTTACTGTTTACATGCTGCTTATTAACTGCAACACTTTGAAACTCTACAACAG TAAACTACTGCCTCTGGcttcctgcctccctctgccCTTGGCCATCACCATGGTGACCTTCTCTCCACTTCACCTCTACAGAGTCACCTACTTTGTGTTACTGACACTCATCCCTCTGGCGTGTTGTTGCCTGCTCTGA